A genomic stretch from Maridesulfovibrio zosterae DSM 11974 includes:
- the ispH gene encoding 4-hydroxy-3-methylbut-2-enyl diphosphate reductase gives MVEVIRAETAGFCMGVDLALNKLDSLIEKNEHGKIYILGPIIHNPQVLEDYEKQGVITAESPDQVPENAYVVIRAHGVPQNVEEELRTRGVCVIDATCPKVKKAQLLIKKNTEDDRILLLYGEDSHPEVKGLLSYAPSGTHLFDSIEELKNIKLDPSKKYCLAAQTTQDRNVYEVSIKYLESKGLDFVTLNTICDATRQRQDEAITLSSEVDYMIVVGGRISGNTRRLVQVVETAGTKCTHVEVADELPLETLKDIKKIGLTAGASTPKRLVDGIQHILENI, from the coding sequence ATGGTTGAAGTCATCAGAGCAGAAACAGCCGGTTTCTGCATGGGTGTGGATCTCGCCCTTAATAAACTTGATTCCCTCATAGAAAAAAATGAGCATGGTAAAATATATATTCTCGGTCCAATTATTCACAATCCACAAGTGCTCGAAGATTATGAGAAACAAGGAGTAATAACAGCTGAATCCCCTGATCAGGTTCCTGAAAACGCATATGTAGTAATCAGAGCCCACGGTGTTCCGCAAAATGTTGAAGAAGAGCTGCGTACACGAGGTGTTTGTGTAATTGATGCTACATGCCCAAAGGTAAAAAAAGCACAGCTGCTGATAAAAAAGAATACTGAAGATGACCGTATTCTGCTTCTTTACGGGGAAGACAGTCATCCAGAGGTAAAAGGATTGCTCAGCTATGCTCCCTCCGGCACTCATCTTTTTGATTCTATTGAAGAACTTAAAAACATCAAACTTGACCCAAGCAAGAAATATTGCCTTGCAGCGCAAACAACTCAGGACCGTAATGTTTACGAGGTAAGCATTAAATATCTTGAAAGCAAGGGACTTGACTTTGTGACATTAAATACCATTTGTGATGCAACCCGCCAACGTCAGGATGAAGCAATTACCCTGTCCAGTGAAGTTGATTATATGATTGTTGTTGGCGGACGCATAAGCGGAAATACCCGCCGTCTTGTTCAGGTTGTAGAAACTGCCGGAACAAAATGTACACATGTTGAAGTTGCTGACGAACTCCCACTCGAAACCCTTAAGGATATTAAAAAAATAGGCCTTACGGCCGGGGCATCAACACCAAAACGTCTTGTGGACGGTATTCAGCATATTCTGGAAAATATATAA
- a CDS encoding aspartate aminotransferase family protein has protein sequence MSSKILKQYKERITEAYKLHRKYVNPQFVRVLEVIGYDRNYVSAEGAYLTDSKGVKVLDFLSGFGVYNIGRNHPHVAQVLHEVIDAKTASLVQMDLGVLSGMLAEKLAELAPGDLDAVFFTNSGTEGVEGALKFARQASGKHKVVHCHHAFHGLTLGSLSVNANKEFRDRNTPLLPDCVPVPFNDLKALEDVFRAGDVGSFIFETVQGKGVFVPDDDYLQGVRDLCDRYGVLMIADEVQCGLGRTGKMFAVDHWGVKPDLLVISKALSGGFIPVGAVITTREIHGKIFDSMERCFAHSNTFGQNDLAMAAGLATFEILEQENLVENSAKMGELIIAGLEKLSEKYEMLTEIRGKGLIIGMQFGEPKSMALKASWKLLHKMNVDLFCQMITMPLLEKHNILSQVAGHGLDTVKILPPLMINEDDVDKFLTAMDSALKEAHKITGSAWKTVKDLGVRTAKTS, from the coding sequence ATGAGTTCTAAGATTTTGAAACAATATAAAGAAAGAATTACAGAAGCTTATAAACTTCACCGTAAATATGTAAACCCTCAGTTTGTGCGTGTTCTGGAAGTTATCGGCTATGATCGAAATTATGTTTCAGCTGAAGGCGCTTACCTGACCGATTCCAAGGGCGTTAAAGTTTTGGATTTTCTTTCCGGCTTTGGGGTTTATAACATTGGACGTAATCATCCTCATGTGGCTCAGGTTTTACATGAAGTAATTGACGCAAAAACAGCAAGTCTGGTTCAGATGGATCTTGGCGTACTTTCAGGTATGCTGGCTGAAAAACTTGCTGAGCTTGCTCCGGGTGATCTGGACGCAGTCTTTTTTACAAACTCTGGAACTGAGGGTGTTGAAGGCGCTCTTAAATTTGCCAGACAGGCAAGTGGTAAGCATAAAGTTGTGCATTGTCACCACGCTTTTCACGGACTGACGCTAGGGTCTCTTTCTGTTAATGCAAATAAGGAATTTCGGGATAGAAACACTCCGCTTTTGCCTGATTGCGTTCCTGTTCCGTTTAATGACTTAAAGGCCCTTGAAGATGTTTTTCGCGCCGGTGACGTGGGATCTTTCATCTTTGAAACAGTTCAGGGCAAAGGTGTCTTTGTCCCTGATGATGATTATTTGCAAGGTGTCCGGGATCTCTGTGACCGTTACGGCGTACTCATGATCGCTGATGAAGTTCAGTGCGGTTTAGGGCGTACAGGTAAGATGTTTGCGGTAGATCATTGGGGTGTTAAACCTGATCTTCTGGTTATTTCAAAAGCTCTTTCCGGCGGATTTATTCCTGTTGGAGCAGTCATAACTACCCGTGAGATTCATGGAAAGATTTTTGACTCAATGGAACGCTGCTTTGCTCACTCCAATACTTTCGGTCAAAATGATCTGGCAATGGCTGCCGGTCTTGCTACGTTTGAGATTCTCGAACAGGAAAATCTTGTTGAAAATTCAGCGAAGATGGGCGAACTCATAATTGCCGGATTAGAAAAACTTTCCGAAAAGTATGAAATGCTTACCGAGATTCGCGGGAAGGGCTTAATCATTGGTATGCAGTTTGGTGAGCCCAAATCTATGGCCCTAAAGGCAAGCTGGAAACTGCTTCATAAAATGAATGTGGATCTTTTCTGTCAGATGATTACTATGCCGTTGCTTGAGAAGCATAATATTTTGAGTCAGGTTGCCGGTCATGGACTTGATACGGTTAAGATTCTTCCTCCTCTCATGATTAATGAAGATGATGTTGATAAATTTCTGACTGCTATGGATAGTGCACTTAAGGAAGCGCATAAAATAACCGGATCTGCATGGAAGACGGTGAAAGATCTGGGAGTGCGAACAGCAAAAACATCTTAG
- a CDS encoding MMPL family transporter produces MNIFNNLQIYFIRLILNMVRRAPVAIIICGILLATVSAVSSALWLKLDSDQDNLISHELPFQKRNIEQIKNFGDQEYMFVVIKTGGTEEGKDKAAKFATSLAAKLESRPKLVKEVHYAMTAKGMGPGVLMFATPDQIKDFVGLAHEFGPLGRKWFDNPGLSNFLSMSSNLISGKDSVGGAANPEMFAPVMGALNSLIGEMGVQLKKGADLETIDAPVLELDKAGTNYFFTRNGKLLIMRILPKKDFGQMDVIGPSLKFVRASLDETRLDFPEVDAGLTGRPVLSADEMHTTDQDMRIAAIISIVIVGLLFMIILHGWLRPILVMGSLFCAMSWTFGFTLVTLGRLNLLSIVFALVLVGIGVDFGIHIVLRYVEATGAGMTPDEAIEDSLIHTGPGVLLGALTSVCAFYAVLGQDFVGLAELGLVGGTGIIFCLISMLTILPACMLIAGRRNWFPSSRPRMVTMSFMEKIISSPVAVLLVFAAITILAYPGLKKAGFNYNLLELQAKGLESVEYEHVLINDSDESTWFAVMTRPDLKSLKTLISKLKKVSSIGRVDSILDFLPEDQQKKAAILNAESNIFDGINFKQPADSHITAPRVKDSLEQLIDSLEGLEEKLFSAGAKSELQMVSAIIEKADECISLIEKDPESVTNLNSLQSRLVKELSVSFEWLKEIMSVHSVSPDDLPDHLRSLYVGKDGSFMVKISPVGNVWDFEKLTSFVADLRKIDPEVTGVPVVVLESSRLMRDTFLEAAGLTIGLVSLILFFTSFSISYVLLTLVPLVVGLFWLLEVMGLTGLSFNLANFFAIPILIAIGVDGGVHFQARWKELSKGERLYDTSTPVAVGLSFCTTMIGFGGLLLAHHRGLASLGGIMVTGSATCLVACMVVLPAVFMLIEKIKGK; encoded by the coding sequence GTGAATATATTTAACAATCTTCAGATATATTTTATTCGTCTCATTTTGAATATGGTCCGCAGAGCTCCTGTTGCGATTATTATTTGTGGCATTTTGCTGGCGACTGTGAGTGCCGTATCATCAGCGCTGTGGCTCAAACTTGATAGTGATCAGGATAACTTGATTTCTCATGAATTGCCTTTTCAGAAACGCAACATTGAGCAAATTAAAAATTTTGGTGATCAGGAATACATGTTTGTCGTCATCAAGACCGGCGGCACTGAAGAAGGAAAAGATAAAGCTGCAAAATTTGCTACTTCGCTTGCTGCGAAACTTGAATCAAGACCAAAGCTAGTAAAGGAAGTTCATTATGCCATGACCGCCAAAGGTATGGGCCCGGGAGTGCTGATGTTTGCCACTCCTGATCAGATTAAGGACTTTGTCGGTCTTGCTCATGAGTTTGGTCCTTTGGGTAGAAAGTGGTTTGATAATCCTGGTCTGTCTAATTTTTTGAGCATGAGTTCCAATTTAATAAGCGGTAAAGATAGCGTTGGAGGGGCGGCAAATCCAGAAATGTTTGCGCCTGTGATGGGAGCACTCAATTCTTTGATAGGTGAGATGGGAGTCCAGCTTAAAAAAGGCGCTGATCTAGAGACTATAGATGCTCCTGTTTTAGAGCTTGATAAAGCCGGAACGAATTATTTCTTTACCCGCAACGGCAAGCTTTTGATAATGCGAATTTTGCCCAAAAAAGATTTTGGGCAAATGGATGTGATCGGTCCATCACTCAAATTTGTGAGAGCATCCCTTGATGAAACCCGATTGGATTTTCCTGAAGTAGATGCAGGTCTGACTGGCCGGCCTGTTCTTTCCGCCGACGAAATGCATACTACTGATCAGGATATGAGAATTGCTGCGATCATTTCAATAGTAATCGTGGGCTTGCTGTTTATGATCATTCTGCATGGCTGGCTGAGGCCCATACTGGTAATGGGATCTCTTTTTTGTGCAATGTCGTGGACTTTTGGGTTTACCTTGGTCACTCTTGGAAGGCTTAATCTACTTTCCATTGTGTTTGCATTGGTTCTGGTCGGTATCGGGGTTGATTTCGGTATTCATATTGTTCTTCGTTATGTAGAAGCCACCGGTGCTGGCATGACGCCTGATGAAGCCATTGAGGATTCTTTGATTCATACCGGGCCGGGAGTGCTGCTAGGCGCACTCACATCAGTGTGTGCATTTTATGCTGTATTAGGTCAGGACTTTGTAGGGCTTGCTGAACTTGGTTTGGTGGGAGGAACGGGAATTATTTTCTGTTTGATTTCCATGCTGACTATTTTACCCGCTTGTATGCTTATAGCGGGAAGACGTAATTGGTTTCCTTCTTCCCGGCCACGCATGGTCACCATGTCGTTTATGGAAAAAATTATATCTAGTCCGGTCGCTGTGCTGCTTGTTTTTGCAGCCATAACAATCCTCGCATATCCCGGACTTAAAAAGGCAGGATTTAATTATAATTTGCTTGAACTGCAGGCTAAGGGGCTTGAATCTGTTGAGTACGAACACGTACTTATAAATGACTCTGACGAGTCAACATGGTTTGCAGTAATGACCAGACCTGATCTTAAAAGTTTGAAGACTTTGATTTCTAAGCTTAAAAAAGTTTCGTCTATTGGGCGTGTCGATTCTATTCTTGATTTTCTGCCGGAAGACCAGCAGAAAAAAGCTGCTATTTTAAATGCTGAATCTAATATTTTTGACGGTATTAATTTTAAACAGCCTGCTGATTCTCATATTACCGCACCCAGAGTGAAAGATTCTCTCGAGCAGTTGATAGACTCCCTTGAAGGTCTTGAGGAGAAATTATTTTCTGCCGGAGCCAAGTCTGAGTTACAAATGGTTTCAGCGATTATTGAAAAGGCAGATGAATGCATTTCTCTTATAGAAAAAGATCCTGAAAGCGTTACTAATTTGAATTCCCTGCAATCTAGATTGGTAAAAGAACTTTCCGTCTCGTTCGAATGGCTTAAAGAGATTATGTCTGTTCATTCTGTCTCTCCTGATGATCTTCCTGATCATTTACGCTCACTCTATGTGGGCAAAGATGGCAGCTTTATGGTTAAGATTTCGCCTGTTGGTAATGTCTGGGATTTTGAAAAATTGACCAGTTTTGTTGCTGACCTACGGAAGATCGACCCTGAAGTGACCGGAGTTCCTGTTGTAGTGCTTGAGTCATCTAGACTCATGAGAGATACTTTTCTTGAAGCTGCCGGACTGACAATTGGGCTTGTTTCCCTTATTTTATTTTTTACATCATTTAGCATCAGTTATGTTTTGCTAACTCTTGTTCCGCTTGTTGTGGGGCTTTTCTGGTTGTTGGAAGTCATGGGGCTTACCGGACTAAGCTTTAATTTAGCAAATTTCTTTGCTATCCCGATTCTCATTGCCATCGGAGTTGACGGTGGGGTTCATTTTCAAGCTAGGTGGAAAGAACTGTCCAAAGGTGAACGTCTGTATGATACCAGCACCCCCGTTGCTGTAGGGCTTAGTTTTTGCACTACCATGATCGGTTTTGGAGGATTGCTTCTAGCTCACCATCGTGGTCTGGCTTCTCTGGGGGGGATTATGGTGACCGGATCGGCGACCTGTTTAGTGGCGTGTATGGTTGTTTTGCCTGCTGTTTTTATGTTGATTGAAAAAATTAAGGGGAAATGA
- a CDS encoding PhnD/SsuA/transferrin family substrate-binding protein, with the protein MFKKVFSILLVFALSMATSVSAKGRYDFVIIQPGQPGTTVEAQPVMDSLAKYLSAKLGCEVSGVYFNELDQALKYLDKNKPAWGITGLTFFKSYDAKFKMHPVASTMPQGLDKDVWRLIIPKDGPATVNEIKGTVYGSMLYTPEAGKILSGNNEKLNFPLEGTHAALRMLRKVNKGRIAGVCLDATQYSVIKDSNRYANTKVIFESAKLPNSPVVWFGDTTDDALRLQAVLLDMKKDPAAADLLKLLQTDGFNPADGGLE; encoded by the coding sequence ATGTTTAAGAAAGTTTTCTCCATTTTGTTGGTTTTTGCACTGTCCATGGCAACATCTGTTTCTGCTAAAGGGCGGTATGATTTTGTAATAATTCAGCCCGGGCAACCTGGTACAACTGTTGAAGCGCAGCCTGTAATGGATTCATTAGCGAAATATTTGTCTGCAAAGCTTGGTTGCGAGGTTAGTGGAGTATATTTTAACGAGCTGGATCAGGCTCTTAAATATCTCGACAAGAACAAACCAGCATGGGGGATAACCGGGCTGACATTCTTTAAAAGTTATGATGCAAAATTTAAGATGCATCCGGTGGCATCTACTATGCCGCAAGGTCTGGATAAGGATGTCTGGCGGTTGATTATTCCTAAGGACGGTCCAGCTACGGTTAATGAAATCAAAGGAACCGTTTATGGCTCTATGCTTTATACCCCGGAAGCCGGGAAAATTTTATCAGGCAATAATGAGAAATTAAATTTTCCTCTGGAAGGAACTCATGCGGCTCTGCGTATGCTTCGTAAGGTGAATAAAGGGCGTATTGCAGGTGTTTGTCTTGATGCTACTCAATATTCAGTTATTAAAGACTCTAATCGATATGCCAATACTAAAGTTATTTTTGAGTCTGCAAAGTTGCCGAATAGTCCTGTTGTCTGGTTTGGTGATACAACTGATGATGCTCTTAGACTGCAGGCTGTTTTGCTGGATATGAAAAAAGATCCTGCAGCGGCTGATCTGCTTAAGCTTCTTCAGACTGACGGGTTTAATCCTGCTGACGGAGGCTTGGAATAA
- a CDS encoding tetratricopeptide repeat protein, which yields MVMFRLFLTFLFITICGCSAASHNSVPLMQYDSGEVMLWKPCSRSQAEVLAGSTERKDILESGACSAWLLESGTVKSADYAKTSQQTMKKYLDKNPQSGIGHYLLAYLVAKEAQLAPMRGLDLVPVVEHEALLASRLSPEVDFAGPDRMLGELYLKAPSPPLSIGNMDNALKYYDKAVKVAPDFALNHLGYAAALLEDDEKDQACVQYKMALKSKSFDEKILNIDTYAKLPKVCQ from the coding sequence ATGGTTATGTTCAGACTTTTTCTTACATTTTTATTCATTACTATTTGTGGATGTTCAGCAGCAAGTCATAATAGTGTGCCACTTATGCAATATGATTCCGGTGAAGTGATGCTCTGGAAGCCGTGTAGTCGGTCTCAAGCAGAGGTTCTTGCTGGCAGTACTGAAAGGAAAGACATTCTGGAATCGGGGGCTTGTTCGGCATGGCTTCTTGAAAGCGGCACTGTTAAATCTGCTGATTATGCAAAAACGTCTCAGCAGACTATGAAAAAATATTTGGATAAAAATCCACAATCAGGCATAGGACACTATCTTTTGGCTTATTTAGTTGCTAAAGAGGCACAGCTTGCTCCTATGCGTGGACTTGACCTTGTGCCTGTAGTGGAGCATGAAGCACTCCTTGCGTCACGACTTTCTCCGGAAGTCGATTTCGCAGGGCCTGATCGTATGCTCGGCGAGCTCTATCTCAAAGCTCCATCACCCCCTCTAAGTATAGGGAATATGGATAATGCTTTGAAATATTATGATAAGGCTGTGAAAGTTGCACCTGATTTTGCTTTGAATCATCTTGGATATGCTGCTGCATTGCTTGAAGATGATGAAAAAGATCAAGCTTGTGTGCAATATAAGATGGCTTTAAAAAGTAAAAGTTTTGATGAGAAAATATTAAATATTGATACCTATGCAAAGCTGCCCAAAGTTTGCCAGTAA
- the hpnH gene encoding adenosyl-hopene transferase HpnH, translating to MAIPAIQIARLGKYILTQTIKGNKHYPLVLMLEPLFQCNLRCKGCGKVNQPAHILNQRLSVDECVAAVEECGAPIVSIPGGEPLLHPDMPTIVKELTKRKKFVYLCTNGILIPERINEFKPSPYLTFNLHLDGQEEVHDRIVCKQGVFQSAVRAIKLLKSKGFRVNTNTTLFGGQTAEKAAEFFDFLMSLNVDGMTLSAAFSYEAAEDQDSFLTRQQSQKLFREIFKIGKNKKWDFSHSSFYLDFLAGNQDYKCSPWGNPCRSVHGWQRPCYLLEDGFVSSYKELMEETEWDKFGVGNDPRCANCMVHCGFEPTAVADSVKRPIKGAMLALKGVKVD from the coding sequence TTGGCAATTCCTGCAATTCAGATAGCTAGACTCGGTAAATACATTCTTACTCAGACCATTAAAGGCAATAAACACTATCCGTTGGTGCTCATGCTTGAGCCTCTTTTTCAGTGCAACCTGCGTTGTAAGGGCTGCGGTAAAGTTAATCAGCCAGCACATATTCTCAATCAGCGACTTTCCGTTGATGAGTGCGTTGCTGCTGTTGAAGAATGCGGCGCTCCTATCGTATCCATTCCCGGCGGCGAGCCGCTGCTGCATCCTGATATGCCAACTATCGTAAAAGAGCTGACCAAGCGTAAAAAATTTGTATATCTGTGCACCAACGGAATTCTTATTCCTGAACGCATCAACGAATTCAAACCAAGCCCATACCTGACTTTCAATCTGCACCTTGATGGGCAGGAAGAAGTTCATGACCGTATTGTCTGCAAGCAGGGTGTTTTCCAGTCTGCAGTGAGAGCAATTAAACTGCTCAAATCCAAGGGCTTTCGTGTTAATACAAACACAACTCTTTTTGGTGGACAGACTGCTGAGAAGGCCGCTGAATTTTTTGATTTTCTCATGAGTCTTAATGTAGATGGCATGACACTTTCTGCAGCATTCAGTTACGAAGCAGCTGAAGATCAGGACAGCTTTCTGACCCGTCAGCAGAGTCAGAAGCTTTTTCGTGAAATTTTCAAGATCGGTAAAAACAAAAAGTGGGACTTTAGCCATAGTAGTTTTTATCTTGATTTTCTTGCCGGTAATCAGGATTATAAATGCTCTCCATGGGGTAATCCCTGCCGTTCAGTCCATGGCTGGCAGCGTCCTTGCTACCTGCTGGAAGATGGTTTCGTTTCTTCTTATAAAGAACTTATGGAAGAGACTGAATGGGATAAATTCGGTGTAGGCAATGATCCTCGTTGTGCCAACTGCATGGTGCATTGTGGATTTGAACCGACAGCTGTTGCCGACTCAGTAAAGCGTCCCATCAAGGGTGCAATGCTTGCACTTAAGGGTGTAAAAGTTGATTAA
- a CDS encoding phosphorylase — translation MTIKNIAIVVAMEQEADAVCHAGKQGQLAEFKTLSGSLKNGIKYKCIISGIGTERAAKASQLMCAENPDLILSIGVSGGLAPGLQAGTIVTATTIHSDIADYAPWHENDEDAKGRSELLPTCGDIQCGRLITAEKPVLTPDDKVLMHDRTGALAVDMESIAVARTARASKIPFACIRAVSDDSTRKIPIESMSGVDETGKTSLKPILIAILKRPTLILELIPMGMDYSKALKALSNIL, via the coding sequence ATGACAATAAAAAATATCGCCATAGTTGTGGCAATGGAACAGGAAGCCGATGCTGTCTGCCATGCTGGAAAGCAAGGTCAGCTTGCAGAATTTAAAACTCTTTCCGGTTCGCTGAAAAACGGTATCAAATATAAATGTATTATTTCAGGAATTGGAACTGAAAGAGCAGCCAAAGCATCACAATTAATGTGCGCTGAAAACCCCGATCTGATACTCAGTATTGGAGTGTCAGGTGGACTTGCTCCGGGACTTCAGGCCGGAACAATCGTGACAGCCACAACTATACATTCTGATATTGCGGACTATGCTCCATGGCATGAAAATGATGAAGATGCTAAAGGACGAAGTGAACTGCTTCCTACCTGTGGAGACATACAGTGTGGCCGTTTAATCACCGCTGAAAAACCAGTTCTAACTCCTGATGATAAAGTTTTAATGCATGACCGCACGGGAGCTTTGGCAGTTGACATGGAAAGCATTGCTGTAGCAAGGACTGCCCGTGCATCAAAAATTCCTTTTGCATGTATTCGTGCTGTCAGTGACGACTCAACCCGCAAAATACCAATTGAATCAATGTCAGGAGTTGATGAGACTGGAAAAACAAGCCTTAAGCCAATCCTGATAGCAATTCTCAAGCGCCCGACTCTGATTTTAGAATTGATCCCAATGGGAATGGATTATTCAAAAGCTTTAAAAGCGCTCAGCAATATTCTGTAA
- a CDS encoding Lon protease family protein yields MTTLLKEKELPIEKLRWTLDPEELPFTTTDDLTPENEIIGQCRGVEAFRFGMGMPLKGYNIFVTGPAGTGKQATVKKMLKDLSKSDNTPDDLLYVNNFKSSESPILIHMPAGEGVIFKKDIHDFLEGIKREIPQLFESQEYIARKNEIIEMHEKQTRDFFQGIEDKVKDSGLVIVNMQMGHFQRPDVVPLVDGEPIRLIQLEEKVEKGRFPREEFERLKKKQKELKEEVDTILAQVRKLQKEVKKKSDDVDKLMFITLAQELINPLQEKYTYKKIVKYFEAMLENMSDNLDSLRMIGRKPQPGEGGMMFMPPQADAILHPYQVNLLVDNSEQSGPPVHFEAYPTYRNLFGSIERVMDRHGGWRTDFTKIKAGSFIKANGGYLVINLLDAIVEPGVWSTLKRSLKTEKIEIETFDPYYFISATGLKPEPIEMQVKVVVLGDPRLYQLLRHYDPDVPRIFKVRADFETSMDLNLEAITAVSNFISRIVKKEKLMPFHRSGVAAIVEQAVRMSGRQEKISTAFPHIADLLGEASYFAGRNGSGSVEEKHVDEAINAHIKRSNQVEERLQEMIDRGSLYVDTDGAVTGQVNGLAVYSLGDYSFGKPSRITAVTAMGKGGIINIEREADMSGPTHNKGIFILSGFLRNLFAQEKPLSLTASIAFEQSYGGIDGDSASSTELYALLSSLADVPIRQDIAVTGSVNQKGEVQPIGGVNQKIEGFYLCCKHAGLTGKQGVMIPEPNVKDLMLHKDVIEAVQEGKFHIWSVENISQGIEILTGIDAGIKNSEGRYPEDSIYGKVDARLVNLAEGLKSFSNDDEEKDEKKKSGGSCCSK; encoded by the coding sequence ATGACTACACTTCTGAAAGAAAAAGAACTGCCTATAGAAAAACTCAGATGGACTCTTGACCCTGAAGAACTCCCTTTTACTACAACTGACGATTTGACACCGGAGAACGAGATTATCGGTCAGTGTCGAGGAGTTGAAGCATTCCGTTTCGGAATGGGTATGCCTCTCAAAGGGTATAATATATTTGTAACGGGACCGGCAGGAACAGGTAAACAGGCCACAGTAAAAAAAATGCTCAAGGACCTATCCAAGTCTGACAATACCCCTGATGACCTTCTTTACGTAAATAATTTCAAATCAAGTGAATCCCCCATTCTGATCCACATGCCTGCAGGCGAAGGGGTTATTTTTAAAAAAGACATTCACGATTTTTTAGAAGGTATCAAACGAGAGATCCCTCAACTTTTTGAAAGTCAGGAGTATATAGCACGAAAGAATGAAATTATTGAAATGCATGAAAAGCAGACACGTGATTTCTTTCAAGGCATTGAAGATAAAGTTAAAGACTCAGGTCTGGTAATCGTCAATATGCAGATGGGACATTTTCAACGCCCGGATGTTGTGCCGCTGGTTGATGGAGAACCTATCCGCTTAATCCAGCTTGAAGAAAAAGTGGAAAAAGGACGCTTCCCACGTGAAGAATTTGAAAGACTGAAAAAAAAACAAAAAGAACTTAAAGAAGAAGTCGATACCATCCTCGCACAAGTTCGTAAGCTTCAAAAGGAAGTAAAGAAAAAGAGTGATGACGTGGACAAACTTATGTTTATTACCCTTGCACAGGAATTAATTAATCCCTTGCAGGAGAAATATACCTATAAAAAAATAGTCAAATACTTCGAAGCAATGCTCGAAAATATGTCGGACAACCTTGATTCATTGCGCATGATAGGAAGGAAGCCTCAACCGGGTGAAGGTGGTATGATGTTCATGCCCCCACAAGCAGATGCTATCCTCCACCCATATCAGGTAAATTTGCTGGTGGATAACTCTGAACAGTCAGGGCCTCCAGTTCACTTTGAGGCTTACCCGACATATCGCAACCTGTTTGGCTCTATTGAGAGAGTAATGGACCGACACGGGGGCTGGCGCACCGACTTCACCAAAATTAAAGCGGGATCATTTATCAAAGCGAACGGCGGATATCTGGTTATCAACCTTCTTGATGCTATTGTAGAGCCCGGAGTATGGTCCACACTTAAACGATCCCTTAAGACCGAAAAAATAGAAATTGAGACCTTTGATCCTTATTATTTCATTTCAGCAACGGGACTCAAACCTGAGCCTATTGAAATGCAAGTGAAAGTTGTTGTTTTAGGAGATCCTCGACTTTATCAACTTCTACGTCATTATGACCCCGACGTTCCAAGAATCTTTAAAGTCCGTGCAGACTTTGAAACTTCAATGGATCTGAATTTGGAAGCCATCACAGCAGTATCCAATTTCATCAGCAGAATCGTAAAAAAAGAAAAACTCATGCCCTTTCACCGTTCCGGTGTCGCAGCAATAGTTGAACAGGCCGTTCGTATGTCAGGGCGTCAGGAAAAAATATCTACAGCATTTCCTCATATTGCAGATCTGCTTGGTGAAGCAAGCTACTTCGCTGGGCGGAACGGTTCAGGCAGCGTAGAAGAGAAACACGTTGATGAAGCTATCAACGCACATATCAAACGCTCAAACCAAGTCGAAGAACGTTTGCAGGAAATGATAGATAGAGGATCTTTGTACGTTGATACTGATGGAGCAGTTACCGGACAGGTTAACGGGCTTGCTGTATACTCTCTCGGAGATTACTCTTTTGGCAAGCCCTCTCGTATAACTGCAGTAACGGCAATGGGAAAAGGCGGAATTATCAACATTGAGCGTGAAGCAGACATGTCCGGGCCAACACATAACAAGGGAATATTTATCCTGTCCGGATTCCTGCGTAACCTTTTTGCACAGGAAAAACCACTTTCATTAACTGCAAGTATTGCATTCGAGCAGTCCTATGGTGGAATTGACGGAGACTCGGCTTCATCTACTGAATTGTACGCCCTGCTTTCAAGTCTTGCGGACGTACCTATCAGACAGGATATTGCCGTAACAGGTTCAGTTAATCAGAAAGGAGAGGTCCAGCCTATAGGTGGTGTTAACCAAAAAATTGAAGGTTTTTATCTCTGCTGCAAGCACGCCGGACTGACCGGAAAACAAGGAGTAATGATCCCTGAACCGAACGTAAAAGATCTCATGCTGCACAAAGATGTTATTGAGGCAGTACAAGAGGGTAAATTCCATATCTGGTCAGTTGAAAACATCTCACAAGGTATCGAAATACTGACCGGTATTGACGCAGGAATTAAAAATTCCGAAGGCAGATACCCTGAAGATTCAATATATGGCAAAGTGGATGCCAGACTGGTAAACCTTGCTGAAGGACTTAAAAGCTTCAGCAATGACGATGAAGAAAAAGACGAAAAGAAAAAGTCCGGGGGCAGTTGCTGCTCAAAATAA